A window from Equus caballus isolate H_3958 breed thoroughbred chromosome 8, TB-T2T, whole genome shotgun sequence encodes these proteins:
- the DSG3 gene encoding desmoglein-3: protein MTWFPFRTTGALTILMAVLLVHGELRIETKRQHGEDETAVQQAKRRYKREWVKFARPCREGEDNSKRNPIATITSDFQATQKITYQISGMGIDQPPFGIFVVDRNTGEINITAIVDREETPSFQITCHALNVLGQDVEKPLILTVKILDINDNAPVFSQSVFMGEIEENSASNSLVMILNATDADEPNHLNSKIAFKIVSQEPAGIPMFLLSRHTGEVRTLTSSLDREQVSSYRLVVSGADKDGEGLSTQCECSIKVKDVNDNFPIFRESQYSARIEENTLSSELIRFQVVDRDEEFTDNWLAVYFFTSGNEGQWFEIQTDPRTNEGILKVVKPLDYEQLQNVQFSIAVKNKAEFHQSIISQYRVQSTPVIIQVVNVKEGISFRPPSKTFTVQKGISSKTLVNYILGTYQAIDEDTNKAASNVRYVMGRNDGGLLIVDSTTAQIKFVRNIDRDSTFIVNKTITAEVLAIDGDTGKTSTGTIYVKVPDFNENCPTIVLEKKTICSSSPSVIVSARALDNDKYTGPYTFSLEEQPVKLPVVWSITTLNATSAVLRAHQQLSLGTHRVSLIVTGQDRLCETPESLTLEVCQCTNRGICGTDGTTDPGNVRDTKSSMRLGPAAIGLLLLGLLLLLLAPLLLLTCDCGTGPIGGMTGGFIPVPDGSEGTIHQWGIEGAQPEDKEITNICVPLITANGADFMENSEVCTNTYAGGMVVEGASGMELTTKLGAATGSGAAAGFGLGVCSTGQSGMMRTRHSTGGTNKDYSEGAINMNFLDSYFSQKAFACAEEDDGQEANDCLLIYDNEGVGAPGSPVGSLSCCSFIADELDDSFLDSLGPKFKKLAEISLGVDDEAKQSYAPTKDGGSGIESSGYSVEVQQSESARYQTLSGSQGASALSASGSVLQPAISIPEPLQHSSFVVTETYSASGSLAQPSTAVFDPLLTQNVTVTERVICPVSNVPGNLHGPMEIRGSRTMICTEDPCSRLI from the exons GCAGTCCTACTGGTTCATGGAGAATTGCGAATAGAG ACAAAAAGACAACATGGAGAAGATGAGACAGCAGTACAACAAGCCAAAAGGAGATATAAACGTGAATGGGTAAAATTTGCAAGACCCtgcagagaaggagaagacaacTCAAAAAGAAACCCAATTGCCACA ATTACTTCAGACTTCCAAGCAACCCAGAAAATTACCTACCAAATTTCTGGAATGGGGATTGATCAGCCCCCTTTTGGAATCTTTGTTGTCGACAGAAACACTGGAGAAATTAACATAACAGCCATAGTTGATCGTGAGGAAACCCCAAGCTTCCAG aTCACGTGTCATGCTCTCAATGTCCTAGGACAAGATGTAGAGAAACCACTTATACTAACAGTCAAAATTTTAGATATCAATGACAACGCTCCAGTATTTTCACAAAGTGTATTTATGGGCGAAATTGAAGAAAACAGTGCTTCAA ACTCACTGGTGATGATTCTAAATGCCACAGATGCAGATGAACCAAACCATTTGAACTCTAAAATTGCCTTCAAAATCGTCTCTCAGGAACCTGCAGGCATACCCATGTTCCTTCTAAGCAGACACACGGGGGAAGTCCGTACTTTGACCAGTTCTCTTGATCGAGAG cAAGTTAGCAGCTATCGTCTGGTTGTAAGTGGTGCAGACAAAGATGGAGAAGGACTGTCAACTCAGTGTGAATGTAGTATTAAAGTGAAAGATGTCAATGACAATTTCCCAATATTCAGAGAATCTCAG TATTCAGCACGTATTGAGGAAAATACTTTAAGTTCTGAGTTGATTCGATTTCAAGTAGTAGACCGGGATGAAGAGTTCACGGATAATTGGCTTGCAGTGTATTTCTTCACCTCTGGCAATGAAGGGCAATGGTTTGAAATACAAACTGACCCCAGAACTAACGAaggcatcctgaaggtggttaag ccTCTAGATTATGAACAACTACAAAATGTGCAATTTAGTATTGCTGTCAAAAATAAAGCTGAATTTCACCAATCAATAATCTCTCAATATCGGGTCCAGTCAACCCCAGTCATAATTCAAGTAGTAAATGTGAAAGAAGGAATTTCATTCCGTCCTCCTTCCAAGACATTTACTGTCCAGAAAGGCATAAGTAGTAAAACATTGGTCAATTATATCCTGGGAACGTACCAGGCCATTGATGAAGACACCAACAAAGCTGCCTCAAATGTCAG ATATGTTATGGGACGTAACGATGGCGGTTTGCTAATTGTTGATTCAACCACTGCTCAAATCAAATTTGTCAGAAACATCGATCGGGATTCTACTTTCATAGTTAACAAGACAATCACAGCTGAAGTTCTGGCCATAGAtg GAGACACAGGTAAAACTTCTACAGGCACCATCTATGTTAAAGTACCTGATTTTAATGAAAATTGTCCAACAATTgtccttgaaaagaaaacaatttgtaGTTCATCCCCTTCTGTGATTGTCTCGGCGAGAGCACTGGACAATGATAAATATACTGGCCCCTACACATTTTCACTGGAGGAACAACCCGTAAAATTGCCAGTTGTGTGGAGTATCACAACACTCAACG CCACCTCTGCCGTCTTAAGGGCCCATCAGCAGTTATCTCTGGGAACGCACAGAGTCTCCCTCATAGTAACAGGTCAGGACAGGCTCTgcgagacaccagagagcttgacTCTGGAAGTCTGTCAGTGTACCAACAGGGGCATCTGTGGAACTGACGGGACTACAGACCCCGGGAACGTACGTGATACGAAGTCATCGATGAGGCTAGGGCCTGCCGCCATCGGCCTGCTGCTCCTCggtcttttgttgttgctgt TGGCCCCCCTTCTGCTGCTGACCTGTGACTGCGGGACAGGTCCTATTGGGGGAATGACAGGTGGCTTCATCCCAGTTCCCGATGGCTCAGAAGGAACAATTCATCAATGGGGAATCGAAGGAGCCCAACCTGAAGACAAG GAAATCACAAATATTTGTGTGCCCCTCATAACAGCCAATGGAGCTGATTTCATGGAAAATTCTG AAGTGTGTACAAATACATATGCTGGAGGGATGGTGGTGGAAGGAGCTTCAGGAATGGAGCTGACTACCAAGCTTGGAGCCGCGACAGGATCCGGAGCCGCAGCAGGATTTGGACTGGGCGTCTGTTCTACGGGACAATCTGGAATGATGAGAACAAGGCATTCCACTGGAGGAACCAATAAGGACTATAGTGAAGGGGCAATAAACATGAATTTCCTGGATTCCTACTTTTCTCAG AAAGCATTTGCCTGTGCAGAGGAAGACGATGGCCAGGAAGCAAATGACTGCTTGCTGATCTATGATAATGAAGGAGTGGGTGCCCCCGGTTCTCCCGTAGGCTCCCTGAGTTGTTGCAGTTTTATTGCCGATGAGCTGGATGACAGCTTCTTGGACTCGCTTGGccccaaatttaaaaaacttGCAGAGATAAGCCTGGGGGTTGATGACGAAGCCAAACAATCTTACGCACCCACCAAAGACGGCGGTTCTGGGATTGAATCCTCTGGCTATTCCGTAGAAGTCCAGCAGTCCGAATCTGCTAGGTACCAGACTTTGTCAGGCAGTCAAGGAGCATCCGCTTTGTCTGCTTCTGGCTCTGTCCTCCAACCAGCCATTTCTATCCCTGAGCCTTTGCAGCATAGTAGCTTTGTGGTAACGGAGACTTACTCGGCTTCTGGTTCTCTCGCGCAACCTTCCACTGCAGTCTTCGATCCACTTCTCACGCAAAATGTAACAGTGACGGAAAGAGTGATTTGTCCCGTTTCCAATGTTCCTGGCAACCTACATGGTCCGATGGAGATACGAGGGTCACGTACTATGATCTGTACAGAAGATCCTTGTTCCCGTCTGATATGA